One Streptomyces sp. CNQ-509 DNA window includes the following coding sequences:
- the murJ gene encoding murein biosynthesis integral membrane protein MurJ, translated as MNAPYDGDRSQGTGDPANLPPAGSPPPAHPQSPADQQNADPYAPDPYAQPLQDPYAQYPQEHYAPPAADPYGQGGPGHYGHPAAADPYAQHPPQAHPGTQDPYAQPGQQGQHAQPGQHGGQPHYGQPQPPQHGGPPQQAHPDQYGPPTPPAYQGQPGGQHAPDPYGRQGQDPYGRPADPYAAGPQPSAPQAPHDPRSPYQQSDPRAPHYPQQPHHPQGGQPQHPHADPRDPYAQTAAQGAPGPSAPYSHDPYLQDAYAPDPYQQRADPLGDAFYDHAAHPPPPAGSRPAAQPPYQQPPSPHYRTDPRQWADPPAPEPDGPTRHLRYGDETTQFVGMDDLVTGAGRPAQPEPDAFAHLFRDQRAPQPPPGLQPQPAAAPAPVPPQRRGGRVASLARSSAVMAAGTLVSRITGFLRTLVISAALGVAVLGDTYTVAYTLPTMIYILTIGGGLNSVFVPQLVRAMKNDPDGGIAYANRLLTLVSVILGGMVLIAVFAAPLLIRAMSVKIADNPHSNEVAITFAQYCLPTIFFMGIHVVMGQILNARGSFGPMMWTPVLNNIVIIATFGLFLWVYGTSDSSAMDETTIPAEGVRLLGVGTLLGLVVQSLAMIPYLRQTGFRIRPRFDWKGHGLGKAAKLAKWTFLFVLANQAGMLVVTQLATWAGESAAEVGHKGTGIMAFQNALLIWQMPQAIITVSVMAAMLPRISRAASDGDPNAVRDDISHGLRTSAVAIVPIAFALVALGIPMCTLLFAAVGSDAATSIGYVLMAFGLGLIPFSVQYVVLRGFYAYEDTRTPFYNTLIVAAVFATGSAISFLLLPDRHAVIGMAACYGVAYVVGVGVAWRRLKQRMGTNDLDGAHVVRTYARLIGASIPAALAGGAAAWAVTDKLGEGVTGSLAALVVGSLVLGAIFYVAARRMRIQELNAMMGMVRGRLGR; from the coding sequence ATGAACGCGCCGTACGACGGTGACCGCAGTCAGGGCACCGGCGATCCCGCGAACCTTCCGCCCGCCGGGTCGCCTCCGCCTGCCCACCCGCAGTCCCCGGCCGATCAGCAGAACGCCGATCCGTACGCGCCCGACCCCTACGCGCAGCCCCTCCAGGACCCGTACGCGCAGTACCCGCAGGAGCACTACGCCCCGCCGGCCGCCGACCCGTACGGCCAGGGAGGTCCGGGCCACTACGGACACCCCGCCGCTGCCGACCCCTACGCCCAGCACCCGCCCCAGGCCCACCCGGGGACACAGGACCCCTACGCACAGCCCGGCCAGCAGGGTCAGCACGCACAGCCCGGCCAGCACGGCGGGCAGCCCCACTACGGGCAGCCGCAACCGCCGCAGCACGGTGGCCCTCCGCAGCAGGCCCACCCCGATCAGTACGGCCCCCCCACGCCCCCCGCGTACCAGGGGCAGCCCGGCGGCCAGCACGCGCCCGACCCGTACGGCAGGCAGGGCCAGGACCCCTACGGCCGGCCCGCCGACCCGTACGCCGCCGGCCCGCAGCCCTCCGCCCCCCAGGCGCCGCACGACCCCCGCTCCCCGTACCAGCAGAGCGACCCCCGGGCCCCGCACTACCCGCAGCAGCCGCACCACCCCCAGGGCGGGCAGCCGCAGCACCCGCACGCCGACCCCCGGGACCCGTACGCCCAGACCGCCGCCCAGGGCGCGCCCGGCCCGTCAGCGCCCTACTCCCACGACCCGTACCTCCAGGACGCCTACGCGCCCGACCCGTACCAGCAGCGCGCCGACCCCCTCGGCGACGCGTTCTACGACCACGCCGCCCACCCCCCGCCGCCCGCGGGCAGCCGGCCCGCCGCCCAGCCGCCGTACCAGCAGCCGCCCTCACCGCACTACCGCACGGACCCCCGGCAGTGGGCCGACCCGCCCGCGCCCGAACCCGACGGACCCACCCGGCACCTGCGCTACGGCGACGAGACCACCCAGTTCGTCGGCATGGACGACCTCGTCACCGGGGCCGGCCGACCGGCGCAGCCGGAGCCGGACGCCTTCGCCCACCTCTTCCGCGACCAGCGCGCCCCGCAGCCGCCGCCGGGCCTCCAGCCGCAGCCCGCGGCGGCGCCCGCGCCCGTACCGCCGCAGCGCCGCGGCGGCCGCGTCGCGAGCCTGGCGCGCTCCAGCGCCGTCATGGCCGCCGGCACCCTCGTCTCGCGCATCACGGGGTTCCTGCGCACGCTGGTGATCTCCGCGGCCCTGGGCGTCGCGGTCCTCGGCGACACCTACACCGTCGCGTACACGCTGCCGACGATGATCTACATCCTCACCATCGGCGGCGGCCTCAACTCCGTCTTCGTCCCGCAGCTCGTGCGCGCGATGAAGAACGACCCCGACGGCGGCATCGCCTACGCGAACCGGCTGCTGACCCTCGTCTCGGTGATCCTCGGCGGGATGGTCCTCATCGCGGTGTTCGCCGCCCCGCTGCTCATCCGCGCGATGTCGGTGAAGATCGCCGACAACCCGCACTCCAACGAGGTCGCGATCACCTTCGCGCAGTACTGCCTGCCCACCATCTTCTTCATGGGCATCCACGTGGTGATGGGGCAGATCCTCAACGCACGCGGCAGCTTCGGCCCGATGATGTGGACGCCGGTCCTCAACAACATCGTCATCATCGCCACCTTCGGCCTCTTCCTCTGGGTCTACGGCACCTCCGACTCCTCGGCGATGGACGAGACCACCATCCCGGCGGAGGGCGTGCGGCTCCTCGGCGTCGGCACGCTCCTGGGCCTCGTGGTGCAGTCGCTGGCGATGATCCCGTACCTGCGGCAGACGGGCTTCAGGATCCGGCCGCGCTTCGACTGGAAGGGCCACGGCCTCGGCAAGGCGGCCAAGCTCGCCAAGTGGACCTTCCTCTTCGTCCTCGCCAACCAGGCCGGCATGCTCGTCGTCACGCAGCTCGCCACCTGGGCCGGCGAGTCCGCCGCCGAGGTGGGCCACAAGGGCACCGGCATCATGGCCTTCCAGAACGCGCTGCTGATCTGGCAGATGCCGCAGGCGATCATCACGGTGTCGGTGATGGCCGCGATGCTGCCGCGCATCTCCCGGGCGGCCTCCGACGGCGACCCCAACGCGGTGCGCGACGACATCTCGCACGGCCTGCGCACCTCGGCCGTCGCCATCGTGCCGATCGCCTTCGCGCTCGTCGCGCTCGGCATCCCGATGTGCACCCTGCTCTTCGCCGCGGTCGGCAGCGACGCCGCCACCTCGATCGGGTACGTCCTGATGGCCTTCGGCCTCGGGCTGATCCCCTTCTCCGTGCAGTACGTCGTCCTGCGCGGCTTCTACGCCTACGAGGACACCCGCACGCCCTTCTACAACACCCTGATCGTCGCCGCGGTCTTCGCGACCGGCTCGGCGATCTCCTTCCTCCTCCTCCCCGACCGGCACGCGGTCATCGGCATGGCCGCCTGCTACGGCGTCGCCTACGTGGTCGGCGTCGGCGTCGCCTGGCGGCGGCTGAAGCAGCGGATGGGGACCAACGACCTCGACGGCGCCCACGTCGTCCGCACGTACGCCCGCCTCATCGGCGCCAGCATCCCGGCGGCGCTCGCCGGCGGCGCGGCCGCGTGGGCCGTGACGGACAAGCTCGGGGAGGGCGTCACGGGGTCCCTCGCGGCGCTCGTCGTCGGCTCGCTCGTCCTCGGCGCGATCTTCTACGTGGCCGCCCGGCGGATGCGGATCCAGGAGCTGAACGCGATGATGGGGATGGTCCGCGGCCGCCTCGGCCGGTAA
- a CDS encoding MFS transporter: MPVVRDLRSLLRLHGFRRLLAVRLLSQGADGVYQVALAAYVVFSPERQTSPAAIASAMAVLLLPYSLVGPFAGVLLDRWRRRQVLLYGNLLRAVFAAGTAALLLAGVPDWLFYLSALSVTAVNRFVLSGLSAALPRVVDTEEQLVVGNSLSPTAGTLAATAGGGVAFLVGLAGPKGGTADALTVLVGSGLYLCAAVASLRMAPGALGPDPELVLPRIRAAVASTARGLVAGVRHLRERREAAQALSAMALMRFCFGALTVMLLMLCRYAWSDGEDDGMALLGVAVGLSGVGFFVAAVVTPSLVTRLGRSGWMTLCAALAAVLTPVLALSFAPGPMLVAAFVLGVTTQGVKITTDTVVQSSVDDAYRGRVFSLYDMLFNVAFVGAAAAASALLPADGRSALLVAGVSVIFAVIALSMFHVKHVPVEQEHPPVLEGGAEPHVSRET; the protein is encoded by the coding sequence ATGCCCGTTGTCCGCGACCTCCGCAGTCTGCTGCGGCTGCACGGCTTCCGCCGGCTGCTGGCCGTACGGCTGCTCTCCCAGGGCGCCGACGGCGTCTACCAGGTGGCGCTCGCCGCGTACGTGGTCTTCTCCCCCGAGCGGCAGACCTCGCCGGCCGCCATCGCCTCCGCGATGGCGGTGCTGCTGCTGCCGTACTCGCTCGTCGGCCCCTTCGCGGGCGTGCTGCTGGACCGCTGGCGGCGCCGGCAGGTGCTGCTCTACGGGAACCTGCTGCGCGCCGTCTTCGCCGCGGGCACGGCGGCGCTGCTGCTGGCCGGGGTGCCGGACTGGCTGTTCTATCTGTCCGCGCTCTCCGTCACCGCCGTCAACCGCTTCGTGCTCTCCGGGCTCTCCGCCGCGCTGCCGCGTGTGGTGGACACCGAGGAGCAACTCGTGGTCGGCAACTCCCTGTCACCGACCGCGGGCACGCTGGCCGCCACGGCCGGCGGTGGCGTCGCCTTCCTCGTCGGGCTGGCCGGGCCCAAGGGGGGCACGGCGGACGCGCTGACGGTGCTGGTCGGCTCGGGGCTCTATCTTTGCGCGGCGGTGGCGTCGCTGCGGATGGCGCCGGGGGCGCTGGGGCCGGACCCGGAACTGGTGCTGCCGCGCATAAGGGCGGCGGTCGCCAGCACCGCCCGCGGGCTCGTCGCGGGGGTACGGCATCTGCGTGAGCGGCGCGAGGCGGCGCAGGCGCTGTCCGCCATGGCCCTGATGCGCTTCTGCTTCGGTGCCCTGACGGTGATGCTGCTGATGCTCTGCCGCTACGCCTGGTCCGACGGCGAGGACGACGGCATGGCGCTGCTCGGTGTGGCCGTCGGGCTGTCGGGGGTGGGGTTCTTCGTCGCGGCGGTGGTGACGCCGTCGCTGGTGACACGGCTGGGCCGGTCCGGCTGGATGACGCTGTGCGCGGCGCTGGCGGCGGTGCTGACGCCGGTACTGGCGCTCTCCTTCGCGCCGGGGCCGATGCTGGTCGCGGCGTTCGTCCTCGGCGTGACCACGCAGGGCGTCAAGATCACGACGGACACGGTGGTGCAGTCGTCGGTGGACGACGCATACCGCGGCCGGGTCTTCTCCCTCTACGACATGCTCTTCAACGTCGCCTTCGTGGGGGCCGCGGCCGCAGCTTCGGCGCTGCTGCCCGCGGACGGGCGCTCGGCGCTGCTGGTGGCGGGAGTCTCGGTGATCTTCGCGGTCATCGCCTTGTCGATGTTTCACGTGAAACACGTGCCCGTGGAACAGGAGCACCCGCCGGTCCTGGAGGGCGGCGCCGAGCCCCATGTTTCACGTGAAACGTGA
- a CDS encoding inositol-3-phosphate synthase: MGSVRVAIVGVGNCAASLVQGVEFYKDAAPGSRVPGLMHVQFGDYHIRDVEFVAAFDVDSKKVGLDLADAIGASENNTIKICDVPNSGVTVQRGHTLDGLGRYYRETIEESAEEPVDVVQVLRDRQVDVLVCYLPVGSEDAAKFYAQCAIDAGVGFVNALPVFIAGTKEWADKFTAAGVPIVGDDIKSQVGATITHRVMAKLFEDRGVILDRTMQLNVGGNMDFKNMLERDRLESKKISKTQAVTSQIPDRDLGEHNVHIGPSDYVAWLDDRKWAYVRLEGRAFGEVPLNLEYKLEVWDSPNSAGIIIDALRAAKIAKDRGIGGPVLSASSYFMKSPPVQYFDDEARENVEKFIRGEVER; encoded by the coding sequence ATGGGTTCGGTTCGTGTAGCCATCGTCGGCGTGGGCAACTGCGCCGCGTCCCTCGTGCAGGGCGTCGAGTTCTACAAGGACGCCGCCCCGGGCAGCCGGGTGCCCGGGCTGATGCATGTCCAGTTCGGGGACTACCACATCCGTGACGTCGAGTTCGTCGCGGCGTTCGACGTCGACTCCAAGAAGGTCGGCCTCGACCTGGCCGACGCCATCGGGGCGAGCGAGAACAACACCATCAAGATCTGTGACGTGCCCAACAGCGGCGTGACCGTGCAGCGCGGCCACACGCTCGACGGCCTCGGGCGCTACTACCGCGAGACGATCGAGGAGTCCGCCGAGGAGCCCGTCGACGTCGTGCAGGTGCTGCGGGACCGGCAGGTCGATGTGCTGGTCTGCTACCTGCCGGTGGGCTCGGAGGACGCCGCGAAGTTCTACGCGCAGTGCGCCATCGACGCCGGCGTGGGCTTCGTCAACGCGCTGCCGGTGTTCATCGCGGGCACCAAGGAGTGGGCGGACAAGTTCACCGCGGCCGGCGTGCCGATCGTCGGCGACGACATCAAGTCGCAGGTCGGCGCCACCATCACGCACCGCGTCATGGCGAAGCTCTTCGAGGACCGGGGCGTCATCCTGGACCGTACGATGCAGCTCAACGTCGGCGGCAACATGGACTTCAAGAACATGCTGGAGCGTGACCGGCTGGAGTCCAAGAAGATCTCCAAGACCCAGGCCGTCACGTCCCAGATCCCCGACCGCGACCTGGGCGAGCACAACGTGCACATCGGCCCGTCTGACTACGTCGCCTGGCTGGACGACCGCAAGTGGGCGTACGTGCGGCTGGAGGGCCGCGCCTTCGGCGAGGTGCCGCTCAACCTGGAGTACAAGCTGGAAGTCTGGGACTCCCCGAACTCCGCGGGCATCATCATCGACGCGCTGCGCGCCGCGAAGATCGCCAAGGACCGCGGCATCGGCGGCCCGGTGCTCTCCGCGTCCTCGTACTTCATGAAGTCCCCGCCCGTGCAGTACTTCGACGACGAGGCGCGGGAGAACGTGGAGAAGTTCATCCGCGGTGAAGTCGAGCGCTGA
- a CDS encoding CCA tRNA nucleotidyltransferase: MPNAREDHRTQQATLSRAQRSAVSELLRVSPVADDLAHRFQDAGARLALVGGSVRDALLGRLGNDLDFTTDARPERVLDIVRPWADAVWEVGIAFGTVGCRKGELQIEITTYRSEAYDRTSRKPEVSYGDSIEEDLVRRDFTVNAMAVALPEKEFVDPHGGLDDLAARVLRTPGTPEESFGDDPLRMMRAARFAAQLGFEVAPEVVAAMTDMAARIEIVSAERVRDELNKLLLAPRPRLGLHLLVDTGLAGHVLPELPALRLERDEHHRHKDVYEHSLIVLEQAIALEESGPDLVLRLAALLHDIGKPRTRRFEKDGRVSFHHHEVVGAKMTKARMTKLKYPNDQIKDVSRLVELHLRFHGYGTGEWTDSAVRRYVRDAGPLLERLHKLTRSDCTTRNKRKALALQRAYDGLEERIARLQAQEELDAIRPDLDGNEIMKILGIGPGPAVGGAYRHMLELRLEHGPMGHEAAVEALRAWWAEQNPPA, translated from the coding sequence GTGCCGAATGCCCGCGAAGACCACCGAACCCAGCAGGCCACGCTCAGCCGTGCCCAGCGCAGCGCCGTCAGCGAGCTGCTGCGCGTCTCCCCCGTCGCCGACGACTTGGCGCACCGCTTCCAGGACGCCGGCGCCCGGCTGGCGCTCGTAGGCGGCTCCGTCCGGGACGCGCTGCTCGGCCGGCTCGGCAACGATCTCGACTTCACCACCGACGCCCGCCCCGAGCGGGTGCTCGACATCGTCCGCCCCTGGGCCGACGCGGTGTGGGAGGTGGGCATCGCGTTCGGCACCGTCGGCTGCCGCAAGGGCGAGCTGCAGATCGAGATCACGACGTACCGCTCCGAGGCGTACGACCGGACGTCCCGCAAGCCCGAGGTGTCGTACGGCGACTCCATCGAGGAGGACCTCGTCCGCCGCGACTTCACGGTCAACGCGATGGCCGTGGCGCTGCCGGAGAAGGAGTTCGTCGACCCGCACGGCGGTCTGGACGACCTGGCGGCCCGGGTGCTCCGCACCCCCGGCACCCCGGAGGAGTCCTTCGGCGACGACCCGCTGCGGATGATGCGGGCCGCACGGTTCGCGGCCCAGTTGGGCTTCGAGGTGGCGCCGGAGGTCGTCGCGGCGATGACGGACATGGCCGCGCGCATCGAGATCGTGTCCGCCGAGCGGGTGAGGGACGAGCTGAACAAGCTCCTCCTGGCCCCCCGCCCGCGCCTGGGTCTGCACCTCCTCGTGGACACCGGGCTGGCCGGGCACGTGCTGCCCGAGCTGCCCGCGCTGCGGCTGGAGCGCGACGAGCACCACCGGCACAAGGACGTCTACGAGCACTCCCTGATCGTGCTGGAGCAGGCCATCGCGCTGGAGGAGAGCGGGCCCGACCTGGTGCTGCGCCTCGCGGCGCTCCTCCACGACATCGGCAAGCCGCGCACGCGCCGCTTCGAGAAGGACGGCCGGGTCTCGTTCCACCACCACGAGGTGGTGGGCGCCAAGATGACCAAGGCCCGGATGACGAAGCTGAAGTACCCCAACGACCAGATCAAGGACGTCTCCCGCCTGGTCGAGCTGCACCTGCGCTTCCACGGCTACGGCACCGGCGAGTGGACCGACTCCGCCGTGCGCCGCTATGTGCGCGACGCCGGGCCGCTGCTGGAGCGGCTGCACAAGCTGACCCGCTCCGACTGCACCACGCGCAACAAGCGCAAGGCGCTGGCCCTGCAGCGGGCGTACGACGGGCTGGAGGAGCGCATCGCCCGGCTGCAGGCGCAGGAGGAGCTGGACGCGATCCGTCCCGACCTCGACGGCAACGAGATCATGAAGATCCTCGGCATCGGCCCCGGGCCGGCGGTCGGCGGCGCGTACCGGCACATGCTGGAGCTGCGGCTGGAGCACGGGCCGATGGGCCACGAGGCGGCGGTCGAGGCGCTGCGCGCGTGGTGGGCGGAGCAGAACCCGCCGGCGTAG
- a CDS encoding protein kinase family protein: protein MAERSTAAVDGSADDRSDAADTTEAADTEDPTGATEAPAAGARAAAAPDSGAAAAAAEPPAPDSSAGKPPAPEGPPRAGVPVADMHSGHKLADRYRLEECVTRLDGFSSWRAVDEKLRRAVGIHVLAAGHDHAEAVLDAARAAALIGDPRFVQILDAVEEDDVVYVVHEWLPDATELSTLLAGGAPMEPHEAYELVTQVSQALAAAHRKDLAHLRLTPSAVLRTGSGQWRIRGLSIHAALHGTEADDPQRTDTEAVGALLYAALTGRWPYEGDAYGLVGLPKHVGLIAPEKVRAGVHRGLSELAMRALAAGSPAAAEHPRPCTTPAELSAACAELPRIRPPEPQFPRSAPYQQTTYQQGYAQSGGRPGPAARPVAAVPPPAPPTLPGRTGKAVKWCVSVLLIVALALGSWQLADALINHDGRGGDTGNSAAQPGGGGGGSGGGREGGKPVEIESARDFDPYGTGSESPSSVPAAYDSDPSSYWETKWYTSAVFGNLKEGVGLVLDLGEPQRVGSVKVSLIGDSKLTAMATPQETGSMPTDLSGFEEFDAADGTNLTLKPTKPVVTQYVLLWLTEIPPSNEGNFRGKISDIQVRS from the coding sequence GTGGCGGAACGGAGCACGGCAGCCGTCGACGGCTCGGCGGACGACCGCAGCGATGCGGCCGACACGACTGAGGCGGCGGACACGGAAGACCCAACGGGCGCCACGGAGGCGCCCGCTGCCGGGGCCCGTGCCGCGGCAGCCCCCGACTCCGGCGCCGCGGCAGCCGCCGCGGAGCCGCCCGCACCGGACTCCTCGGCAGGAAAGCCGCCCGCGCCCGAGGGACCGCCGCGGGCCGGCGTTCCGGTCGCCGACATGCACAGCGGCCACAAGCTCGCCGACCGCTACCGGCTGGAGGAGTGCGTCACCCGCCTCGACGGCTTCAGCAGTTGGCGCGCGGTCGACGAGAAACTCCGCCGCGCCGTCGGCATCCACGTCCTGGCCGCCGGGCACGACCACGCCGAGGCCGTCCTCGACGCCGCCCGCGCCGCGGCCCTCATCGGCGACCCGCGCTTCGTCCAGATCCTCGACGCCGTCGAGGAGGACGACGTCGTCTACGTGGTCCACGAATGGCTCCCCGACGCCACCGAGTTGTCCACGCTGCTCGCCGGCGGCGCGCCCATGGAGCCGCACGAGGCGTACGAGCTCGTCACGCAGGTCTCCCAGGCGCTGGCCGCCGCCCACCGCAAGGACCTCGCGCACCTGAGGCTCACCCCGTCGGCCGTGCTGCGGACGGGCAGCGGGCAGTGGCGCATCCGCGGGCTCTCCATCCACGCGGCGCTGCACGGCACCGAGGCGGACGACCCGCAGCGCACCGACACCGAGGCCGTCGGCGCGCTGCTGTACGCCGCGCTGACGGGCCGCTGGCCGTACGAGGGGGACGCCTACGGGCTTGTCGGGCTGCCCAAGCACGTGGGCCTCATCGCGCCGGAGAAGGTGCGCGCGGGGGTGCACCGCGGGCTCTCGGAGCTGGCGATGCGCGCGCTCGCGGCCGGCTCCCCCGCCGCCGCGGAGCACCCGCGGCCGTGCACGACGCCCGCGGAGCTGAGCGCCGCCTGCGCCGAGCTGCCGCGCATCCGCCCACCGGAGCCGCAGTTCCCGCGGTCCGCGCCGTACCAGCAGACGACGTACCAGCAGGGCTACGCGCAGAGCGGCGGCCGCCCCGGGCCCGCCGCGCGCCCCGTCGCCGCCGTGCCACCGCCCGCCCCGCCCACGCTGCCGGGGCGGACCGGGAAGGCCGTGAAGTGGTGCGTGTCCGTGCTGCTGATCGTCGCGCTCGCCCTCGGCAGTTGGCAGCTCGCCGACGCCCTCATCAACCACGACGGCCGCGGCGGCGACACCGGCAATTCGGCGGCCCAGCCCGGCGGCGGGGGCGGGGGATCCGGCGGCGGCCGCGAGGGCGGCAAGCCGGTGGAGATCGAGAGCGCCCGGGACTTCGACCCGTACGGCACCGGCAGCGAGTCCCCGAGCAGCGTGCCCGCGGCCTACGACTCCGACCCGTCGAGCTACTGGGAGACCAAGTGGTACACCAGCGCGGTCTTCGGGAACCTCAAGGAAGGCGTCGGGCTGGTCCTGGATCTCGGTGAGCCCCAGCGCGTCGGCAGCGTGAAGGTGTCCCTCATCGGCGACAGCAAGCTGACGGCCATGGCCACCCCGCAGGAAACCGGGTCGATGCCGACGGACCTCTCCGGCTTCGAGGAGTTCGACGCGGCGGACGGCACCAATCTGACGCTCAAGCCCACCAAGCCGGTCGTCACCCAGTACGTTCTGCTGTGGCTCACGGAGATTCCGCCGTCGAACGAGGGCAACTTCCGTGGCAAGATCTCCGACATCCAGGTTCGGAGCTGA
- a CDS encoding DUF6049 family protein yields the protein MAELAHLTGSPGGSPARPPAHRRLLTALLLVALLLPAALVQIPTAGTAHAQPSGSRSVNVSVDYLNPSVPSGGDDLTVSGKVTNKTDAKITDPHVSLRLSGPLTSRSEVTQATERTGWLSDYDGTEIDGPGTEELKTLAPGMSRDFSITIPVNRLPLDAPGVYQLAVSLSGTSAAAGYEQVLGIEHTFLPWQPDDLSTKTRLTFVWPVIATPQLTARTEPDEQQTQTPVLASDRLLEQMEPGGRLQQMVALGEELPVTWVIDPDLLATASAMTEAYNVVDEDGETVPGKGQDTARQWLADLRNAVKGREVVALPFGDPDLAAIAHRGRKVSGTLDQLGDATTLARTTVESELHLEPETDLAWPAEGAIDKRIVGVAGAAGAQWILARSDSMTESGLSYTPTAARPIGGGRKALVADAQLSRAFEGDMSRAETYSLAIQEYLAQTLVTTLQQPNLQRSIVVAPQRTPTLGQVQAMAEALGGLDTSTWMTPLNLSSAAVEPADPGANRAVPSTGAYPKKLRKQEIPRAAFERILDTRQHLDNFSVILDNSLRVTVPFGNALLREMSTQWRGRKTEAEAFRREVQGYLEDLTSQVQLIDKSDLTLSGNSGTIPVTVQNNLLQNVRGLELRLTSDVPSRLRIEEERQSIEVAGGHSTSVKFEASARASGPVTITAQLYTADGRPFGAKKTFQVEVTSITSTVLLVIGAGILLLVLAGVRMYSQRKRAARTAETGEEADGNRDEDANGHGGGGTGGAGSPEDSADPGSDGDTGEADKEAHGTHHTGGDRADDTDTESGARSGASERVER from the coding sequence GTGGCCGAGCTGGCACATTTGACCGGGTCCCCGGGCGGCTCTCCCGCCCGTCCCCCGGCCCACCGGCGGCTGCTGACCGCCCTGCTGCTCGTGGCGCTGCTGCTGCCGGCCGCACTGGTGCAGATCCCGACGGCGGGCACGGCCCACGCGCAGCCGTCCGGCTCCCGCTCGGTGAACGTGTCCGTGGACTATCTGAACCCCTCCGTCCCCTCCGGGGGCGACGATCTGACGGTCTCCGGCAAGGTCACCAACAAGACCGACGCCAAGATCACCGACCCGCATGTCTCCCTGCGCCTCAGCGGCCCGCTGACGAGCCGCAGCGAGGTCACCCAGGCCACCGAGCGCACGGGCTGGCTCTCGGACTACGACGGGACGGAGATCGACGGCCCCGGCACCGAGGAGCTGAAGACCCTGGCTCCCGGGATGAGCCGCGACTTCAGCATCACGATCCCCGTGAACCGGCTGCCGCTGGACGCGCCCGGCGTCTACCAGCTCGCGGTCTCCCTCAGCGGCACCTCCGCCGCCGCCGGTTACGAGCAGGTGCTCGGCATCGAGCACACCTTCCTCCCCTGGCAGCCCGACGACCTGTCGACCAAGACCCGGCTCACCTTCGTCTGGCCCGTCATCGCCACCCCCCAGCTCACCGCGCGCACCGAGCCGGACGAGCAGCAGACACAGACGCCGGTGCTCGCCAGCGACCGGCTGCTGGAGCAGATGGAGCCCGGCGGCCGGCTGCAGCAGATGGTCGCGCTCGGCGAGGAGTTGCCCGTGACCTGGGTCATCGACCCGGACCTGCTGGCCACGGCGTCCGCGATGACGGAGGCGTACAACGTGGTGGACGAGGACGGCGAGACCGTCCCCGGCAAGGGCCAGGACACCGCACGGCAGTGGCTGGCCGACCTGCGGAACGCCGTGAAGGGCCGCGAGGTCGTCGCGCTCCCCTTCGGCGACCCCGACCTGGCCGCCATCGCCCATCGCGGCCGCAAGGTCTCCGGCACCCTCGATCAGCTCGGTGACGCCACCACTCTGGCCCGTACGACCGTCGAGTCGGAGCTCCACCTGGAGCCGGAGACCGACCTCGCCTGGCCGGCGGAGGGCGCGATCGACAAGCGCATCGTCGGCGTCGCGGGCGCGGCCGGGGCGCAGTGGATCCTCGCCCGCAGCGACAGCATGACCGAGAGCGGCCTGTCGTATACGCCGACCGCGGCCCGCCCCATCGGCGGCGGCCGGAAGGCGCTGGTGGCCGACGCACAGCTCTCCCGGGCCTTCGAGGGGGACATGAGCCGGGCGGAGACCTACTCCCTGGCCATCCAGGAGTACCTGGCCCAGACCCTCGTGACGACGCTACAGCAGCCCAATCTGCAGCGCAGCATCGTGGTCGCGCCGCAGCGCACACCCACGCTCGGCCAGGTGCAGGCGATGGCCGAGGCACTCGGCGGCCTCGACACCAGCACGTGGATGACGCCGCTGAACCTCAGCAGCGCCGCGGTGGAGCCGGCGGACCCGGGCGCCAACCGGGCGGTGCCGAGCACCGGGGCGTATCCGAAGAAGCTGCGGAAGCAGGAGATCCCGCGCGCGGCCTTCGAGCGGATCCTCGACACCCGGCAGCACCTCGACAACTTCTCCGTCATCCTCGACAACAGCCTCCGGGTCACCGTTCCCTTCGGCAACGCGCTGCTGCGCGAGATGTCCACGCAGTGGCGCGGGCGGAAGACGGAGGCGGAGGCGTTCCGGCGGGAGGTACAGGGCTACCTGGAGGACCTCACCTCGCAGGTGCAGCTCATCGACAAGTCGGACCTCACGCTGTCCGGCAACAGCGGCACGATCCCGGTGACGGTGCAGAACAACCTCCTGCAGAACGTCCGCGGGCTGGAGCTGCGGCTGACGTCGGACGTGCCCAGCCGGCTGCGGATCGAGGAGGAGCGGCAGTCCATCGAGGTGGCGGGCGGCCACAGCACCTCGGTGAAGTTCGAGGCGTCCGCGCGGGCCAGCGGCCCGGTGACCATCACCGCCCAGCTCTACACCGCGGACGGCAGGCCCTTCGGTGCAAAGAAGACCTTCCAGGTGGAGGTGACGTCCATCACCTCCACGGTGCTGCTCGTCATCGGCGCCGGGATCCTGCTGCTCGTCCTTGCCGGGGTACGCATGTACTCGCAGCGCAAGCGCGCCGCCCGGACCGCGGAGACGGGCGAAGAGGCGGACGGGAACAGGGACGAGGACGCAAACGGGCACGGGGGCGGCGGCACCGGCGGTGCCGGGAGCCCGGAGGACTCGGCGGATCCCGGTAGCGACGGCGATACCGGGGAAGCCGACAAGGAGGCACACGGAACGCACCACACCGGGGGCGACCGCGCCGACGACACCGACACCGAAAGCGGTGCCCGGTCGGGTGCCAGTGAGAGAGTGGAGCGGTGA